A single genomic interval of Corallococcus macrosporus harbors:
- a CDS encoding RNA polymerase sigma factor, with the protein MGTGGSLAPETSDEQLMLAFQAGDARAFEALVRKHRAPVFNFILRFVGQRARAEDVLQETWLKVVRSAREYEPKARFTTWLYTIARNLCVDSTRKESYRQATSLEAPAAGTDGDEGRPLGEGLPDAGASPERGAHNARLRPLLERALSGLPEEQREVFVLREYSGIPFKEIAEVTGVSENTVKSRMRYALEGLRRRLGELGVDGDLSEDGRTVAG; encoded by the coding sequence ATGGGCACTGGGGGAAGTTTGGCACCCGAAACCTCAGACGAGCAGCTGATGCTCGCCTTCCAGGCGGGAGACGCGCGCGCGTTCGAAGCGCTGGTGCGCAAGCACCGCGCGCCGGTGTTCAACTTCATCCTGCGCTTCGTGGGGCAGCGGGCACGGGCGGAGGACGTGCTGCAGGAGACGTGGCTCAAGGTGGTCCGCAGCGCCCGGGAATACGAGCCCAAGGCCCGGTTCACGACCTGGCTGTACACCATCGCGAGGAACCTCTGCGTGGACAGCACGCGCAAAGAGAGCTACCGCCAGGCGACGTCCCTGGAAGCCCCCGCGGCGGGTACCGACGGGGACGAGGGACGTCCGCTGGGCGAGGGGCTGCCGGATGCCGGCGCCAGTCCGGAGCGCGGGGCGCACAATGCGCGCCTGCGGCCCCTGCTGGAGCGGGCCCTCTCGGGCCTGCCGGAGGAGCAGCGCGAGGTGTTCGTGCTGCGTGAGTACAGCGGCATCCCGTTCAAGGAGATCGCCGAGGTGACGGGCGTGTCCGAGAACACGGTGAAGAGCCGGATGCGCTACGCGCTGGAGGGCCTGCGCCGCCGCCTGGGTGAGCTGGGCGTGGATGGCGACCTGTCGGAGGATGGAAGGACGGTGGCGGGATGA